In Sardina pilchardus chromosome 8, fSarPil1.1, whole genome shotgun sequence, a genomic segment contains:
- the LOC134088956 gene encoding uncharacterized protein LOC134088956, with amino-acid sequence MGSIAEGNSHGAHCYWAVCQHPCCWEAERRLAKGISSQEAKLSRAPANGYVDEFPTLTVVDVSQWTRGKEKSCSNPLYVSNSTDSLTCEASHYNQSFPPLSPVMEQNRKSEKRLQLPPVTCLDFSTQSKQQIKLNTAWIEPLASCPSPTRVSNMLVMLVPNPDPAPVALSQNSEERAKSPHVAVKEIFCLPPSETLIKSNIRKKTTGVKKRVRFQLSFSPSISPLMASDLPEPFSVLGHTAGPWQAAEGTRTSPLSDARGPDTAKRRPESAPSANKDPFLLRNKPVVFHDITEKKQKKVLGDVRKMYKLDYKNGEEGIDWKSLRAQSYLWKKYNLSNNRTKDKAIPLEGATAPLSPQHTLLRLSVIPQAAVPHLRNPVLKGAAERTSPQQSSPLVSQSKSILKKSSNHSPSTGAQSPPHPFDGDAGEVPIKQDSDVLFITCPFQPEEYSEEPTLNTSVARMSEEAEEPQHSQVMPAALHSPASKKRLQWADYESLEPEPEVFCPELHAPPPSRENRSRKSPASNEQ; translated from the exons ATGGGCAGCATCGCAGAGGGCAACTCTCATGGAGCTCACTGTTATTGGGCTGTATGTCAGCATCCTTGCTGCTGGGAGGCAGAGCGCAGGCTTGCTAAAGGCATCTCATCGCAAGAAGCCAAGTTGTCTCGTGCCCCTGCAAACG GCTATGTAGATGAATTCCCAACATTGACAGTTGTGGATGTTTCACAGTGGACCAGGGGCAAAGAGAAATCTTGTTCCAACCCTTTGTATGTGAGTAACAGCACAGACAGCCTGACGTGTGAGGCCTCTCATTATAACCAGTCTTTCCCACCTTTGAGTCCTGTCATGGAGCAGAACAGGAAATCAGAGAA ACGACTTCAGCTTCCACCAGTGACCTGTCTGGATTTTTCCACTCAGAGCAAGCAGCAGATTAAG cttAACACAGCTTGGATTGAGCCACTGGCTAGTTGTCCTAGTCCAACTCGAGTTTCAAACATGCTTGTTATGTTGGTTCCTAATCCAGACCCAGCCCCTGTTGCTCTCTCCCAGAACAG TGAAGAAAGGGCTAAATCCCCTCATGTGGCTGTGAAAGAGATTTTCTGTTTGCCACCCTCAGAAACTTTGATCAAATCAAAT ATCAGGAAGAAAACCACAGGTGTGAAAAAGAGGGTGCGGTTCCAGCTGTCTTTCTCCCCATCCATCTCACCGCTGATGGCCTCGGATTTACCAGAGCCATTCAGTGTCCTTGGGCACACAGCTGGCCCCTGGCAGGCCGCGGAGGGCACACggacttcccctctctctgacgCGCGAGGCCCAGACACAGCCAAGCGGAGGCCCGAGTCAGCACCTTCCGCAAACAAAGACCCGTTTTTGCTCAGAAACAAGCCTGTGGTCTTCCACGACATCAcagagaagaagcagaagaaggtGCTCGGTGATGTCCGGAAAATGTACAAACTGGACTACAAG AATGGTGAGGAGGGTATTGACTGGAAAAGTCTCAGGGCACAGAGTTATTTGTGGAAAAAATATAACCTGTCAAACAACCGTACGAAGGACAAAGCTATTCCTCTAGAGGGCGCTACTGCACCCCTGTCACCACAGCATACACTTCTCCGTCTCAGCGTCATTCCTCAGGCTGCAGTGCCCCACCTAAGGAATCCAGTCTTAAAAG GTGCTGCAGAAAGGACCTCCCCTCAGCAGAGCAGCCCATTAGTCTCCCAGAGCAAAAGTATTCTTAAGAAGTCATCCAACCACAGTCCTAGTACAGGTGCTCAAAGCCCACCTCAT CCCTTTGATGGAGATGCGGGTGAAGTGCCTATAAAGCAAGACAGTGATGTTCTCTTCATAACTTGTCCATTCCAGCCAGAGGAATACTCTGAAG AGCCAACTCTGAACACCTCTGTAGCCAGGATGAGCGAGGAAGCAGAGGAGCCTCAGCATAGCCAGGTAATGCCAGCCGCTCTCCACAGCCCCGCCAGTAAGAAGAGGCTACAGTGGGCAGACTATGAGAGTTTGGAGCCTGAGCCTGAGGTCTTTTGCCCTGAGCTTCACGCACCACCACCCAGTCGTGAAAACCGAAGCAGAAAGTCTCCAGCGAGCAACGAGCAGTGA